The region AACTTCTCTAATAGGTGTTACTTCTACAGCAGTACCTGTAAAGAAAGCTTCATCAGCAACATAAATCTCTTCTCTTGTGATTCTTCTTCTAATTACCTCATAACCTAAATCTTCAGCTATATCAATTACAGTTGCTTGAGTAATTGATTCTAAAGAGTTGTCATTAGGTGGAGTGATTATTTTACCATCTCTTACAATAAAGAAACAAGCACCAGATGCCTCAGCAATATAACCTTGGTCATCTCTTAATAAAGCTTCGTCATAACCAGCTTCAACAGCTTCAAATTTTGCCATTTGAGAGTTTAAGTAGTTTGCAACTGCTTTTGCTTTTCCCATACCTGAAGTATTTGGAGTTCTTGTCATAGATGATATTTTTACTCTAACACCTTTTTTCATTCCCTCTTCACCTAAGTATGCTCCCCATTCCCATGCAGAAATAGAAACTTGTGCAGGTGCATCTTTATGGTAAAGTCCCATAACACCATAACCTAAATAAACAAGAGGTCTAATATAAGCACCTTCAAATAATTCATTTTTTTGTAGTAGTTCAATTTGTGCTTCATTTAATTCATCAACACTAAATGGCACATCAATTAGTGTCATTTTTGCTGAATTAATAAGTCTTTTTGTATGTTCATTTAGTTTAAAAATCGCACATCTACCATCATGTGTTTTATATGCTTTTGTTCCTTCAATCG is a window of Halarcobacter sp. DNA encoding:
- a CDS encoding branched-chain amino acid transaminase, translated to MTEAKYIWMDGKFVDWKDAKVHVLSHTLHYGNGAIEGTKAYKTHDGRCAIFKLNEHTKRLINSAKMTLIDVPFSVDELNEAQIELLQKNELFEGAYIRPLVYLGYGVMGLYHKDAPAQVSISAWEWGAYLGEEGMKKGVRVKISSMTRTPNTSGMGKAKAVANYLNSQMAKFEAVEAGYDEALLRDDQGYIAEASGACFFIVRDGKIITPPNDNSLESITQATVIDIAEDLGYEVIRRRITREEIYVADEAFFTGTAVEVTPIREVDCRVIGEGQRGPITEALQKAYFDVVQGKNEKYEKYLTYIN